The Metabacillus litoralis genome contains a region encoding:
- a CDS encoding ABC transporter ATP-binding protein produces the protein MNVPLLEMKELCIEVKHTNQTIIQSLSFTIYSGDMVGIVGESGSGKSVTAQAILGYIPTSFNMNGSILFEGESISFQKKNKLIGTEICYIPQDYSNGFSPFFKIGSQMDEQLATHTSLSKKQRKKRILDMLERVQLPAEKVYSSYHFELSGGQLQRVVIASAMILNPKLLICDEITTALDPKNADQIMQLLNDLQTQYNTAIIFISHQLHHVMNYCDQLAVMYGGEWMEYGLTNEIKKNPTHPYTKLLLNTIPTFEADADYLQLIPGEPGEVNREGCPFATRCPYCEPVCLHSQVTLKGTPLHQVACHLVNTKEGEGTTSDSIKSPVYI, from the coding sequence ATGAATGTTCCTCTTTTAGAGATGAAAGAATTATGTATCGAAGTAAAACATACAAATCAAACAATCATTCAATCTCTCTCGTTTACTATATATTCTGGAGATATGGTAGGCATTGTTGGGGAAAGTGGGAGTGGTAAGAGTGTTACCGCACAGGCAATTTTAGGCTACATTCCTACGTCGTTTAATATGAATGGCTCCATATTATTTGAGGGAGAATCGATTTCTTTTCAGAAAAAAAACAAGTTGATTGGGACTGAAATTTGTTATATTCCTCAAGACTATTCAAACGGCTTTTCACCTTTCTTTAAAATAGGCTCTCAAATGGATGAACAATTGGCCACACATACTTCTTTATCAAAAAAACAGAGAAAGAAAAGAATTCTTGACATGCTAGAAAGAGTACAACTACCGGCTGAAAAAGTTTATTCATCTTATCACTTTGAACTTAGCGGCGGGCAGTTACAACGAGTAGTTATTGCTTCTGCCATGATTCTTAATCCGAAGCTTCTCATATGTGATGAGATTACAACCGCATTAGACCCTAAAAATGCTGACCAAATTATGCAGCTTTTAAATGATTTGCAAACACAATACAATACCGCAATTATTTTTATTAGTCATCAGCTTCATCATGTGATGAACTATTGTGATCAACTTGCTGTTATGTATGGTGGAGAATGGATGGAATACGGTCTAACAAATGAGATTAAAAAGAACCCTACACATCCGTATACAAAACTACTTTTGAATACAATCCCAACGTTTGAGGCAGATGCTGATTATCTTCAACTTATTCCTGGAGAACCTGGTGAAGTGAATCGTGAAGGCTGTCCATTTGCAACAAGATGTCCTTATTGTGAACCCGTTTGCCTTCATTCACAAGTTACATTAAAGGGAACACCCCTTCATCAAGTAGCTTGTCACCTTGTGAATACGAAAGAAGGCGAGGGAACGACAAGTGACTCTATTAAAAGTCCAGTCTATATCTAA
- a CDS encoding ABC transporter ATP-binding protein — protein sequence MTLLKVQSISKNYGKLPALDNIAFSISEGTALGVVGESGSGKSTLIKSILSMESIHSGRILFLNQDIHKLKGKQKRELYKDIQIIMQDPSTSLNAKLPVWRSMVEPISNFRDRKDTLYPNLSLFDIAKKLGKMVGLKEEHLTKYPHELSGGQKQRVSIARGISLHPRLLILDEPTSSLDVSIQAQILMLLKSLKKELQTSFLFVSHDLKAVRFLCDEIVVLKEGKLLERFSSDDILQEERHDYTKQLVRYTAL from the coding sequence GTGACTCTATTAAAAGTCCAGTCTATATCTAAAAACTACGGTAAACTACCCGCTCTTGACAATATTGCTTTTTCTATAAGTGAAGGAACAGCGTTAGGAGTTGTAGGGGAGAGTGGGAGTGGCAAAAGTACTCTTATCAAGAGCATATTAAGTATGGAAAGCATCCATTCCGGTCGGATTCTTTTTTTAAATCAAGATATTCATAAGTTAAAAGGTAAGCAGAAAAGAGAGTTGTATAAAGATATTCAAATCATTATGCAGGATCCTTCTACTTCATTGAATGCTAAGCTTCCAGTATGGAGAAGTATGGTTGAACCAATAAGTAATTTCCGTGATCGAAAAGATACCTTATACCCTAATCTTTCTTTATTTGACATTGCCAAAAAACTTGGCAAAATGGTTGGATTAAAAGAGGAGCACCTTACTAAATATCCTCATGAGCTTAGCGGTGGTCAAAAGCAACGGGTTTCTATTGCTAGAGGGATTAGTCTTCATCCAAGATTACTTATATTAGATGAGCCCACCTCAAGCCTTGATGTTTCCATTCAAGCTCAAATTCTAATGCTGTTAAAATCTCTTAAAAAAGAATTGCAAACTTCATTTTTATTTGTTTCACACGATCTAAAGGCTGTACGTTTTTTATGTGATGAGATAGTAGTTTTAAAAGAAGGAAAGCTATTGGAACGCTTTTCTTCCGACGATATATTACAAGAAGAACGTCATGATTATACAAAACAACTAGTAAGGTATACTGCTTTATAA
- a CDS encoding MATE family efflux transporter, whose protein sequence is MKSVLTSAPLHKGSIFTHREYLTLAIPLIISGISTPILGAVDTAVVGRLPDASAIGAVALGAVIFNTMYWLLGFLRVSTTGLTSQANGANDAKEMALACLRPMFLAVLIGSLFIILQIPILKLSLYLFGTSESVGDLVSTYFSIRIWGAPFALLNYVLIGWLMGLGKVKLSLSTQITMNVLNIVLDLLFVLVFGLGVAGVAYATVIAEISAIFIGLFFMIRTKLIDLSMIQWRILIEKAPLVKMLKVNRDFFLRSICLLTMTVTFTTIGARLGETALAANAILLQIHYLMAYLLGGFANASSIVVGRSIGSKQFPLFKRALSLSLFWGTLSACLLSLIMLLFDESIFKIFTSIEEVNNAVIELGIWMVIYPIAGFWALQLEGIFAGATDAKSVRNSIFYALLAFVIVILIYGRDITPHELWLSFTVFTLGRTVFLSMYVRKIERSNFR, encoded by the coding sequence ATGAAATCTGTGTTAACTTCAGCTCCTTTACATAAAGGGAGCATTTTTACACATCGTGAATACTTAACATTAGCAATTCCCCTGATCATATCAGGGATCTCTACACCAATTTTAGGTGCTGTTGATACAGCTGTTGTAGGAAGATTGCCCGATGCATCAGCAATTGGTGCAGTAGCACTTGGAGCTGTTATATTTAATACGATGTATTGGTTGCTTGGTTTTTTACGCGTAAGTACAACAGGACTTACCTCACAAGCAAATGGGGCAAATGATGCTAAGGAAATGGCTTTAGCTTGTTTGCGTCCTATGTTTTTGGCTGTACTTATAGGATCGTTATTTATCATTTTACAGATTCCGATTTTAAAGCTCTCACTCTACTTATTTGGTACCTCAGAATCAGTAGGAGACCTTGTTTCTACTTATTTTTCGATTCGAATTTGGGGAGCTCCTTTTGCCCTTTTAAATTATGTTTTGATTGGATGGCTGATGGGGTTAGGTAAGGTAAAGCTTTCGTTAAGCACTCAAATTACAATGAATGTGCTAAACATTGTGTTAGATCTCTTATTTGTTCTCGTGTTTGGTCTAGGAGTGGCTGGGGTAGCCTATGCAACGGTAATAGCGGAAATTAGTGCTATTTTCATCGGTTTATTCTTTATGATTCGTACAAAGTTAATTGACTTATCAATGATTCAATGGAGAATCTTAATTGAAAAAGCCCCTTTAGTGAAAATGCTCAAAGTAAATCGAGATTTTTTTCTACGCTCAATTTGCTTGTTAACAATGACAGTTACCTTTACAACAATAGGTGCAAGACTGGGAGAAACAGCATTAGCGGCTAATGCGATATTATTGCAAATTCATTATTTGATGGCCTATTTACTTGGAGGGTTTGCAAACGCTTCTAGTATTGTAGTCGGAAGATCCATTGGTAGTAAGCAGTTTCCTCTTTTCAAGCGAGCGTTATCACTATCTCTATTTTGGGGAACTCTATCAGCTTGTTTATTATCGTTAATAATGCTGCTGTTTGATGAGAGTATCTTCAAAATTTTCACATCTATTGAAGAAGTAAACAATGCTGTTATAGAGTTAGGAATTTGGATGGTCATTTATCCAATCGCTGGTTTTTGGGCACTTCAATTGGAAGGGATCTTCGCAGGAGCGACAGATGCTAAATCGGTTCGAAACTCAATCTTCTATGCGTTGCTTGCGTTTGTTATCGTAATCCTCATATATGGTAGAGATATTACTCCACACGAACTATGGTTGTCATTTACTGTGTTTACTTTGGGTCGAACAGTATTTTTATCGATGTATGTTAGGAAGATTGAGAGAAGTAACTTTAGGTAG
- a CDS encoding YdcF family protein — protein sequence MRNVFWIFSALLIIYGLASLWTNRINIGIVFILFLGMICLVVSIYFKKLKQYVQKRKKLKRTIFIVLSIGLLTAASLEALLLSGMIEKQPKSVDYILVFGAGVKNGSPTPVLKNRLQKAIDMHGKYPESSIIVSGGLDTGEQYTEAFVMKEYLIINGIPEQLIMMEDKATSTKENADFSQKLMSGKSQEVMVVTSDYHLFRASYYANKAGLTPYRAGAPIPLSIVPLTHLREMMGIGKMLVEDVLD from the coding sequence ATGAGAAATGTGTTTTGGATTTTTTCTGCATTATTAATTATTTATGGACTAGCATCATTGTGGACAAATAGAATAAACATTGGAATTGTATTTATTCTATTTTTGGGAATGATTTGTTTAGTAGTTAGTATTTATTTTAAGAAGTTAAAACAATATGTACAAAAAAGAAAAAAGCTTAAAAGAACGATATTTATTGTTTTATCCATAGGACTACTTACAGCAGCAAGTTTAGAAGCATTACTATTAAGCGGGATGATTGAAAAGCAGCCTAAAAGCGTTGACTATATTCTCGTTTTTGGTGCTGGAGTAAAAAATGGTTCCCCAACCCCAGTGTTAAAAAATCGTTTGCAAAAAGCAATTGACATGCATGGTAAATATCCAGAATCAAGCATAATCGTATCTGGGGGACTTGATACTGGTGAGCAATATACGGAAGCTTTTGTTATGAAGGAATACCTTATTATTAATGGTATACCGGAGCAATTAATAATGATGGAGGATAAAGCAACAAGTACAAAGGAAAATGCTGATTTCAGTCAAAAGCTAATGTCAGGGAAATCACAAGAAGTAATGGTTGTAACTAGTGATTATCATTTATTTCGTGCAAGTTATTATGCAAATAAAGCCGGACTTACTCCATATCGTGCGGGAGCCCCTATTCCACTAAGTATTGTTCCTCTTACACATTTACGAGAAATGATGGGGATAGGGAAAATGTTGGTGGAAGATGTACTTGATTAA
- a CDS encoding polysaccharide deacetylase family protein, translating to MRRKLIVTGALILSIALLLTGAYKLMNLRNYQVFGDLINSVQTKEKVVALTFDDGPTDKIEKILPLLEEYNAKATFFLIGSELEKNMDLGQKIVKAGHDIGNHTYSHERMIFKKMSFIKDEITKTNELIRQTGYRGEIDFRPPNGKKLIALPYYLDKENIETIMWDLEPDTYNSSRSEKISYVKNNIKPGSILLLHPMYDEDELQTLEGILKALSEEGYSFTTVNELQSINGS from the coding sequence ATGAGAAGAAAGTTAATAGTGACCGGTGCATTGATCCTTTCTATTGCACTTTTACTTACAGGTGCATATAAACTAATGAACTTAAGGAATTATCAAGTTTTCGGTGATTTAATAAATAGTGTTCAGACGAAAGAAAAGGTAGTAGCCCTTACTTTTGATGATGGACCAACTGATAAGATTGAGAAGATTTTACCACTATTAGAAGAATATAATGCGAAAGCTACATTCTTCTTAATTGGTAGTGAACTAGAAAAGAATATGGATCTCGGACAAAAGATAGTGAAAGCAGGACATGATATTGGTAATCATACTTATTCCCATGAACGGATGATATTCAAAAAAATGTCATTTATTAAGGACGAAATAACAAAGACAAATGAGTTGATTCGTCAAACTGGATATAGGGGAGAAATTGATTTTCGACCTCCAAATGGGAAGAAATTAATTGCATTGCCATATTACTTAGATAAGGAAAACATTGAGACAATCATGTGGGACCTTGAACCTGATACCTACAATTCATCTCGTTCAGAAAAAATTTCGTATGTGAAAAACAATATAAAACCAGGCTCAATTCTCTTACTTCATCCAATGTACGATGAAGATGAACTACAAACGCTTGAAGGAATTTTAAAAGCTTTATCAGAAGAAGGCTATTCGTTTACAACTGTTAATGAATTGCAAAGTATAAACGGGAGCTGA
- a CDS encoding DUF6434 domain-containing protein, whose protein sequence is MRPKLCKEMNIEDFKNYYWLKEELATFCKEVGIPSYGSKIELTERIIMFLTSGVIPKAHKKKSSKTKQYDSLSLDTVIISNHRCSQDIREFFTKEIGKKFHFSTYIQNFFKNNAGKTFKDVVNAWYEEEERKKDPSFTKELSPQFEYNQFIRDFYQDPTNKGKRRKDAIDAWNTIKTLPGDNKYKSSHVSIHKKE, encoded by the coding sequence ATGAGACCAAAGTTATGTAAAGAAATGAACATAGAGGATTTTAAAAATTACTATTGGCTAAAAGAAGAGCTCGCTACTTTCTGTAAAGAAGTTGGTATACCATCATATGGATCAAAAATAGAATTAACGGAAAGAATTATCATGTTTCTAACAAGTGGTGTTATACCTAAAGCTCATAAGAAAAAAAGTTCAAAAACAAAGCAATATGATTCTCTCTCTTTGGATACTGTCATTATTTCAAATCACAGATGCAGCCAAGATATTAGAGAGTTTTTCACAAAAGAAATTGGTAAAAAATTTCATTTTTCAACTTACATACAGAACTTTTTTAAAAACAATGCTGGGAAAACATTCAAAGATGTCGTTAACGCCTGGTATGAAGAAGAAGAACGCAAAAAAGATCCTTCATTTACTAAAGAGCTCTCGCCACAATTTGAATATAATCAATTCATAAGAGATTTCTATCAAGATCCGACCAATAAGGGAAAACGTCGAAAAGATGCGATAGATGCATGGAACACCATAAAAACTCTACCGGGAGATAATAAATACAAATCCTCACACGTTAGTATACATAAAAAGGAGTAA
- a CDS encoding sodium-dependent transporter, with translation MNTNRETWSSKFGFIMSSAGAAIGLGAIWKFPYVAGTSGGGAFLLLFILFTVLIGLPMLISEFIIGRGAQSEAVSAYKKLAPNSLWTIIGPLGVIGCFLLLSFYAVVGGWVLIYTIMAIGGRVIEPNASYPELFGSITGSPLITLLGLAVFLLINMIVISVGIKNGIEKASKYMMPILFLLFLILVVRALTLEGALEGVRFFLQPDFTKITAESVLYALGQSFFALAVGFSCMVTYSSYLEKKVSIPSSASTVVVMNILVSLLAGLAIFPVVFAFGLEPAEGPGLLFMVLPAVFSQMPLGELFLAIFLLLFLFATLTSSFSLLEIIVSAFTDNKRSTRKRTAWLSGVVVFFAGIPAALSFSKLQNFHVFGKTIFDATDFLVSNIMLPLGCLLIALFISIKMNKQLVEAEFGIGHSLSPILFKVWRFLMKWVVPLTIVIVFLSTLGII, from the coding sequence ATGAATACAAATAGAGAAACATGGTCATCGAAATTTGGTTTTATCATGTCCTCAGCAGGGGCAGCAATAGGACTTGGGGCAATATGGAAATTCCCCTATGTAGCAGGTACGAGTGGTGGTGGAGCTTTTTTATTACTCTTTATTCTGTTTACTGTTCTAATAGGTTTACCGATGCTAATCTCAGAATTTATTATTGGACGTGGGGCTCAAAGTGAAGCTGTTTCCGCTTATAAAAAACTAGCACCAAACAGTTTGTGGACAATTATTGGACCATTAGGAGTGATTGGCTGCTTTTTATTGCTTTCTTTTTACGCAGTAGTTGGAGGCTGGGTGCTAATTTATACGATAATGGCAATCGGTGGCCGTGTGATAGAACCTAATGCAAGTTATCCAGAATTATTTGGTAGCATTACAGGATCACCACTTATTACACTTCTAGGTTTAGCTGTATTTTTACTTATAAACATGATTGTTATATCAGTAGGAATTAAAAATGGGATTGAAAAAGCAAGTAAGTATATGATGCCGATTTTGTTTCTTCTATTTTTAATTTTGGTTGTTAGAGCATTAACATTAGAAGGTGCATTGGAGGGAGTACGATTTTTCTTACAGCCTGACTTTACAAAAATCACTGCTGAATCTGTTCTATATGCACTTGGACAATCCTTCTTTGCATTAGCAGTTGGTTTTTCATGCATGGTTACATATAGTTCCTACTTAGAAAAAAAAGTGAGCATTCCATCCTCTGCAAGTACAGTTGTTGTCATGAATATTCTAGTATCGTTACTAGCAGGTCTCGCTATTTTTCCAGTTGTTTTTGCGTTTGGATTAGAACCAGCTGAAGGTCCGGGGTTGCTATTTATGGTGCTACCTGCTGTTTTTTCGCAAATGCCTTTGGGTGAGTTGTTTCTAGCTATATTTCTTTTGCTTTTCTTATTTGCAACCTTAACATCATCGTTTAGCTTATTAGAAATTATCGTTTCAGCATTCACTGACAATAAAAGGTCAACACGTAAAAGAACAGCATGGCTATCTGGAGTTGTTGTGTTTTTTGCGGGAATTCCTGCAGCATTATCTTTTAGCAAACTACAGAACTTTCATGTTTTCGGAAAAACAATATTTGATGCTACTGATTTCTTGGTTAGTAATATTATGTTACCGTTAGGCTGCCTACTTATTGCTCTTTTTATCTCCATTAAAATGAATAAACAGTTAGTAGAAGCAGAGTTTGGTATAGGTCATTCACTTTCGCCTATCTTATTTAAAGTATGGAGATTTCTAATGAAATGGGTAGTACCACTTACCATTGTTATTGTATTTTTAAGTACACTCGGTATTATTTAG